The sequence CAAGCCAGGACAGCACGAATACGACCGAGGTTGAAACAATTCAAGCCGAAGCATCCGCGTTAGCCGCAATCGGTGTGCGGCATATCCATCTCCCGACGCCCCAGGTCCCCACAGAAGAAACCGTGGACCTTTTCCTGAAAGCGTTATCCGACCCTGCCAACCGACCCGTGCTCATTCATTGTTATCACGGCATCGGCAGAACAGAGCTGTTCGTGGCAGTTTATCGAATGGAATTCGAGCATTGGCCGAGCGGAAAGGCTCGGGCCGCCACGCGCTTGCTTCTGGCTGGGAGCAGCTTCTCTGATCGAGCCGAGAAGGGGCAGTACCTAATCCAATACAAGCCGCACCTCGAACAGCTGGCATACCAACAGGTTCGGGCGAATGCGCCTCGGTGAAGTGTTGGATACTCAACAAACCACAATGAAGCTATCAATCATTGAAGACGAACCGAAATTGATGATGGA comes from Holophagaceae bacterium and encodes:
- a CDS encoding tyrosine-protein phosphatase, whose translation is MALGLVVAIAVGIGGWNTYDIHFRHRLGTVTQGQVYKSGAMSPDHLKKVAKDLGLRSVIDLRTYTPSQDSTNTTEVETIQAEASALAAIGVRHIHLPTPQVPTEETVDLFLKALSDPANRPVLIHCYHGIGRTELFVAVYRMEFEHWPSGKARAATRLLLAGSSFSDRAEKGQYLIQYKPHLEQLAYQQVRANAPR